A genomic window from Colletotrichum destructivum chromosome 7, complete sequence includes:
- a CDS encoding Putative aminotransferase, class I/classII, pyridoxal phosphate-dependent transferase, major, whose product MSSVFLGKSCRSLGRSAKLQTNQSRLLASIASVEIPLGIPNATRFHYEARYAEVIKTKKDDKSYRYFRNVNRLAHEFPLAHSTDEGRKINLGMGGNHEVLKTMHDVLDRYGACSGGSRNISGHNRFAVSLEKTLARLHGKESALYFSSSYVANDSALTVLGQQLPGCVFLSDASNHLSIIEGIRHSGADKLVWRHNDLADLERKLAAVPPGVPKVVCFESIYSMCGTVAPIRDICDLAERYGAITFLDEVHADSLYGPHGAGVSEHLDFEAHSRGEHEDTVLSRVDIVTGALGKGFGTMGGYVAGSSDLVGMIRSLSRGFIFTTAAPPATMAGAEAAIRFQGANPRDRVQLQRNTRAVKRRLLAHGILVLPNTSHIVPVMVGDAERCKVAADMLFEEYGIYVQPINSPSVPAGQERLRISPTAAHKPEHQDDLVNALVSIWERLGLRRLDDWARDASGAVVEGWGDHRPRGACLEQRAAGASGRRSGAGDTA is encoded by the exons ATGTCGTCCGTATTTCTGGGCAAAAGCTGTCGCAGCCTTGGCCGCTCTGCCAAGCTCCAGACCAACCAGTCGAGACTTCTAG CCTCCATTGCCAGTGTAGAGATCCCTCTCGGTATTCCCAACGCTACCCGGTTCCATTACGAGGCCCGGTACGCGGAAGTCATCAAGACCAAGAAGGATGACAAGTCGTACCGGTACTTCCGGAACGTGAACCGCCTCGCGCATGAGTTCCCCCTTGCCCACTCGACCGACGAGGGCAGGAAGATCAAC CTGGGCATGGGCGGCAACCACGAGGTCCTGAAGACGATGCACGACGTCCTCGATCGGTACGGGGCCTGCTCCGGCGGGTCGCGCAACATCTCGGGCCACAACCGCTTCGCGGTCTCCCTGGAGAAGACGCTGGCCAGGCTTCATGGGAAGGAGTCGGCCCTCTACTTCAGCTCGAGCTACGTCGCCAACGACTCGGCGCTGACGGTCCTTGGACAGCAGCTCCCCGGCTGCGTCTTTCTCTCGGACGCGTCCAACCACTTGTCCATCATCGAGGGGATCCGGCACTCGGGGGCTGACAAGCTCGTCTGGAGGCACAACGACCTCGCGGACCTCGAGCGCaagctggccgccgtcccGCCGGGCGTGCCCAAAGTCGTGTGCTTCGAGTCCATCTACTCCATGTGCGGCACCGTCGCGCCGATCCGCGACATCTGCGACCTCGCTGAGCGGTACGGCGCCATCACGTTTCTCGACGAGGTGCACGCCGACAGCCTCTACGGGCcccacggcgccggcgtctcGGAGCACCTCGACTTCGAGGCCCACAGCCGGGGCGAGCACGAGGACACGGTGCTCTCGCGCGTCGACATCGTGACGGGGGCCCTGGGTAAGGGCTTCGGCACCATGGGCGGGTACGTGGCCGGCTCGagcgacctcgtcggcatGATCCGCTCGCTCTCGCGGGGCTTCATCttcacgacggcggcgcccccaGCCACGAtggcgggcgccgaggcggccatcCGGTTCCAGGGCGCGAACCCGCGCGACAGGGTCCAGCTGCAGCGCAACACGCGCGCCGTCAAGCGGCGGCTGCTCGCGCACGGGATCCTCGTGCTGCCCAACACGTCGCACATCGTGCCCGTGATGGTGGGCGACGCGGAGCGCTgcaaggtcgccgccgacatgcTCTTTGAGGAGTACGGCATCTACGTCCAGCCCATCAACAGCCCCAGCGTGCCCGCGGGCCAGGAGCGCCTCCGcatctcgccgacggccgcgcACAAGCCGGAGCACCaggacgacctcgtcaacgccCTGGTCAGCATCTGGGAGAGGCTGGGGCTGAGGAGGTTGGACGACTGGGCGAGGGACGCGAGCGGCGCGGTTGTCGAGGGGTGGGGAGACCACCGGCCCCGAGGCGCCTGTCTGGAGCAACGAGCAGCTGGGGCTTCCGGAAGACGTTCCGGAGCAGGTGACACGGCTTGA
- a CDS encoding Putative glyoxalase/Bleomycin resistance protein/Dihydroxybiphenyl dioxygenase, with protein MSTDALRTDSSSSPTGLNVELIPIVKGLSHGEHLQNTWSFKPDGTIIDWAYSLTDESGFAAVQDRMHKAQSDGLVYDDPVPGGRIRLVGAELKWVVALPSPDGAVERASCRSGAATAPHAICACQTM; from the coding sequence ATGTCGACGGACGCACTGAGAACAGActcgtcatcttcgccgACCGGCCTTAACGTTGAACTCATCCCTATCGTCAAGGGCCTCTCGCACGGAGAACACCTCCAAAACACGTGGAGCTTCAAGCCCGACGGCACCATCATCGACTGGGCCTACTCGCTCACCGACGAGtccggcttcgccgccgtccaggacCGCATGCACAAGGCCCAGTCCGACGGCCTCGTTTACGACGACCCCGTCCCGGGCGGCCGCATTCGCCTGGTGGGCGCCGAACTTAAGTGGGTCGtcgcgctgcccagcccggacggcgccgtggaGCGGGCCAGCTGCCGTTCGGGTGCTGCGACCGCACCCCACGCGATCTGCGCGTGCCAAACCATGTGA
- a CDS encoding Putative Zinc finger C2H2-type, whose protein sequence is MAALLGKMVLDALEGVANKAGMPIEEVLKTAQGIAEQNIVKMEPAEAGETNLQVKPTGAVVATAALPVKASSSKSVAPQVLLSKAAIPQALASSSRAPVASSSKAAAPKASSSKALSSKALSSKAAPKTAVAVKGMQSASKTKGPVPKKTASKAKAPASDSDTAASEGPANDGRANQFSCEFPGCTRDFVHRSSRTRHYKLNHDNWRP, encoded by the exons ATGGCTGCTCTCCTTGGAAAGATGGTACTCGACGCGCTTGAGGGCGTTGCGAACAAAGCCGGAATGCCCATCGAGGAGGTTCTTAAGACAGCTCAGGGAATCGCCGAGCAGAATATCGTCAAGATGGAGCCGGCCGAGGCAGGTGAAACCAATCTCCAGGTCAAGcccaccggcgccgtcgttgccACTGCCGCCCTTCCTGTCAAGGCCAGTTCCTCCAAGTCCGTGGCGCCTCAGGTCCTTCTTTCCAAGGCCGCTATCCCCCAGGCTCTCGCTTCCAGCTCTCGAGCTCCcgtggcgtcgtcgtccaaggcCGCGGCTCCCAAGGCCTCGTCTTCCAAGGCTTTGTCTTCCAAGGCCTTGTCTTCCAAGGCCGCTCCAAAGACCGCCGTCGCTGTCAAGGGAATGCAATCGGCCTCCAAGACCAAGGGTCCGGTGCCCAAGAAAACCGCTTCCAAGGCCAAGGCTCCTGCCTCGGACTCCGACACCGCCGCGTCTGAGGGCCCTGCAAACGATGGTAGAGCCAATCAGTTCTCGTGCGAGTTCCCCGGCTGCACCAGAGACTTCGTCCACCGCTCTTCGCGCACTCGC CACTACAAGCTCAATCATGACAACTGGCGCCCTTGA
- a CDS encoding Putative cytochrome P450 → MKDSSLVIAFGAVLLVTYLIDKLLRAKKNNAGLLPLPPGPKGLPFVGNLWDMPTPEGLAAHHWAKHRDLYGPISAVRVLGNTLIILNDAQVVFDLFEKQSLKFSSRPKQYFSYELVGWKDGTGAQQYNDTLRYHRRSFARIIGTHATASQYNKLQEAEVGHFLLRVLDDPQGFREYIQKQAGSVVVQIIYGYNAEQYKKDPLLAMMAQVMDDFAKSATPGAFLVDIFPALRFVPSWFPATGWKKIAKRMALDLSEAVEKPYAFVENQRAEGQNRLSYLSKLLETNGDTPEDRHRNKWSAASLYGGGSDTTVAAIAAFFLVMTVFPEVQQKAQAEIDRVVGAERLPTLDDRERLPYVDALVKEILRWHPIAPMGVPHSNSEDTTYRGYRIPKDAILLPNIWWLTHDPAVYKDPTDFRPERHMEGQGREPEFDPRKLAFGFGRRICPGKILAENSLFLNIAQSLAVFDIAKKVVDGKVVEPKVDFEDGLISHPMEFETSIKPRSARHEELIRTIEQRFPWKESDAEVLERMKG, encoded by the exons ATGAAGGACTCTTCCCTCGTTATCgccttcggcgccgtccttctcgtcaCCTATCTTATTGACAAACTGCTCCGGGCGAAGAAGAATAATGCCGGACTCCTTCCCCTTCCGCCTGGGCCCAAGGGCCTTCCCTTCGTGGGAAACCTGTGGGATATGCCCACGCCGGAGGGTCTTGCCGCTCACCATTGGGCCAAACATAGGGATTTGTACG GCCCCATCAGCGCCGTCAGAGTGCTAGGCAACACACTGATCATCCTCAACGACGCTCAAGTCGTTTTTGACCTCTTCGAGAAGCAGTCTCTCAAGTTCTCGTCGCGGCCAAAGCAATACTTTTCCTACGAGCT GGTCGGCTGGAAGGATGGAACAGGTGCTCAGCAGTACAACGACACGCTGCGCTATCACCGGAGAAGCTTTGCCCGCATCATCGGTACACACGCGACCGCGAGTCAATACAACAAGCTGCAAGAGGCCGAAGTGGGCCATTTCCTCCTCCGCGTCCTGGACGATCCTCAGGGCTTCAGAGAATACATCCAGAA ACAGGCGGGTTCCGTCGTTGTGCAGATTATTTATGGCTATAACGCCGAGCAATATAAGAAGGATCCCCTTCTCGCCATGATGGCCCAGGTGATGGACGACTTTGCCAAGTCCGCTACTCCTGGGGCCTTTCTGGTGGATATCTTTCCAGCCT TACGTTTTGTACCGAGTTGGTTCCCCGCGACGGGCTGGAAGAAAATCGCCAAGCGAATGGCCTTGGACTTGAGCGAGGCTGTCGAAAAGCCCTATGCCTTCGTCGAGAACCAAAGGGCTGAGGGCCAGAACAGGTTGTCGTACCTTTCGAAGCTGCTAGAAACGAACGGAGATACACCCGAAGACAGACATCGCAACAAATGGTCCGCGGCATCCCTGTACGGTGGCGGGTCGGACACG ACTGTAGCGGCTATTGCAGCGTTCTTTCTCGTCATGACTGTGTTCCCCGAGGTGCAGCAGAAAGCACAGGCTGAGATCGATCGCGTGGTGGGGGCTGAACGGTTGCCGACGCTCGACGATCGTGAGCGTCTGCCGTACGTAGATGCTCTTGTGAAGGAGATTCTCCGATGGCACCCCATCGCGCCGATGGGAGTCCCTCACTCGAACTCGGAAGACACCACCTACCGAGGTTATCGCATCCCCAAAGATGCAATCTTACTACCAAACATCTG GTGGCTCACGCACGACCCGGCCGTCTATAAAGATCCCACGGATTTCAGGCCCGAGCGGCATATGGAAGGTCAAGGCAGGGAACCAGAGTTTGATCCTCGTAAGCTCGCgttcggcttcggccgccGGATTTGCCCCGGTAAAATCCTCGCCGAAAACTCGCTTTTTCTCAACATCGCGCAGTCGCTGGCAGTGTTCGACATTGCCAAGAAGGTCGTCGATGGCAAGGTTGTCGAGCCCAAGGTGGATTTCGAAGATGGCTTGATCAGTCATCCAATGGAATTCGAGACATCAATCAAGCCCAGGTCAGCCCGGCACGAGGAGTTGATTCGGACGATTGAGCAGAGATTCCCGTGGAAAGAATCAGATGCCGAAGTTCTAGAGAGGATGAAGGGCTAG